CCGTGCCGGGGGCTTCGCTCAGCTACGGCTCCGAGCCGCCAGGAGCACTCGGAGCGTCAGAGGCGCTCAGGCGTCCGGATGCCCAGCAGCGCCATGCCCTGGTGGAGCGTCCGGGCGGTCAGGTCGCAGAGGAAAAGACGGTTCTCGACCTGCTCGGGGGTGTCGGCCTTCAGGACCGGGCACTCCGAGTAGAACGTCGTGTAGTGCGAGGCCAGCTGGTACAGATACGACGCGAGCTTGTGCGGAGCGTACTCCGCGGCCGTCTCGGCGATCAGCTCGCCGAAGGCGTCCAGGTGCAGCCCGAGAGCCCGCTCGGAGGGCGCCAGGGCCAGCTCCGCGTGCGCCGCCGGCCTGGCATCGCCCGCCTTGCGCAGAATCGACTGGATACGGGCGTACGCGTACTGCAGGTACACCGACGTGTCGCCGTTCAGCGACACCATCTGGTCCAGGTCGAACTTGTAGTCACGCGCCGCCGACGTCGACAGGTCCGCGTACTTCACCGCGCCGATGCCCACCTGCGCACCCCGGTCGGCGATCTCCGCCTCCGTGAGGTCCTGAGCCTTCTCACGGACCACGGCCGACGCCCGGTCGATCGCCTCGTCCAGCAGGTCCACCAGCCGGACCGTCTCGCCCTCACGGGTCTTGAACGGCTTGCCGTCCTTGCCCAGGACCGTGCCGAACGCCAGCTGGACGGCCTTCACACCGTCATTCAGCCAGCCAGCCCGACGGGCCGTCTCGAAGACCATCTTGAAGTGCAGCGACTGACGGGCATCCACCACGTACACCAGGGACGTCGCCTTCAGGTTCCCCACCCGGTCGCGGATCGCCGACAGGTCCGTCGCCGCATAGCCGAAGCCACCGTCGGACTTCTGGACGATCAGCGGCGTCGGGTTGCCGTCCGGACCCTTCACGTCGTCGAAGAACACACACAGCGCGCCCTCGGAGCGGACGGCGACGCCCGACTCCTCCAGCAGGCGGCACGTCTCGTGCAGCATGTCGTTGTAACCGGACTCGCCAACGATGTCCGGATCGTTGATGTCCATGTCGAGCTTCTCGAAGACCGAGTAGAAGTAGATCTTCGACTCGTCGACGAACCGCTGCCACATGGCCAGCGTCTCCGGGTCACCCGCCTGCAGGTCGACCACCCGGGCACGCGCCCGCGTCTTGAACTCCTCGTCGGAGTCGAAGAGCGCACGCGAGGCCTTGTAGAGCCGGTTCAGATTCGACATGGCCTCCTCACCGGAGACATCGGCACCCTCGACCTTGTGGTCCAGCTCGTGCGGGTGCTCGATCAGGTACTGGATGAGCATGCCGAACTGGGTGCCCCAGTCGCCGATGTGGTGCCGCCGGACCACCGTCTCGCCCGTGAACTCCAGGATCTCCACCATCGCGGCGCCGATCACGGCGGACCGCAGATGCCCGACGTGCATCTCCTTCGCCACGTTCGGCTGGGCGTAGTCGATCACCGTCGTGCCCGCCGACTCGTTGAACGGCACGCCGAGCCGCGCGTCGGCGGCACGGGCCGCGAGCGTGTCGATGATCGCCGAGTCCGTCACCGTGATGTTCAGGAAACCGGGGCCCGAGACCTCGATCTCCT
The sequence above is a segment of the Streptomyces sp. NBC_01255 genome. Coding sequences within it:
- the argS gene encoding arginine--tRNA ligase, coding for MASVPSLASTVQQRLADGLSAALPEAASVDPLLRRSDRADFQANGILALAKQLKGNPRELATKVVDAIPANDVLKEIEVSGPGFLNITVTDSAIIDTLAARAADARLGVPFNESAGTTVIDYAQPNVAKEMHVGHLRSAVIGAAMVEILEFTGETVVRRHHIGDWGTQFGMLIQYLIEHPHELDHKVEGADVSGEEAMSNLNRLYKASRALFDSDEEFKTRARARVVDLQAGDPETLAMWQRFVDESKIYFYSVFEKLDMDINDPDIVGESGYNDMLHETCRLLEESGVAVRSEGALCVFFDDVKGPDGNPTPLIVQKSDGGFGYAATDLSAIRDRVGNLKATSLVYVVDARQSLHFKMVFETARRAGWLNDGVKAVQLAFGTVLGKDGKPFKTREGETVRLVDLLDEAIDRASAVVREKAQDLTEAEIADRGAQVGIGAVKYADLSTSAARDYKFDLDQMVSLNGDTSVYLQYAYARIQSILRKAGDARPAAHAELALAPSERALGLHLDAFGELIAETAAEYAPHKLASYLYQLASHYTTFYSECPVLKADTPEQVENRLFLCDLTARTLHQGMALLGIRTPERL